GAGCAAAAGCCTCCCGTTTTTGTTGAGCAAGACACGAGCGCCTTCAGCGATTTTTGGTCAGTTTTTCCAAATCGGCTTCGATTTCGCTGATTTTGTTCGAAACTACGCTTTCCAGATGACGCAGATCGTCAAGGATCTTGCGTTTCAAATCCACTTCCGCCTGTTCGTGCTGGCAGATTTGATCAAGTTCATCAATGATATAGCGTAAATTAGGGCTGATTTCGTTGATCTCTTTATAACCTTGACCCGCGTTGTCGGCCATAATAGTTTTGCGCTGACGCGGATATTTGAATTTTACGCTCTTGGCGAAAAACTCTCCCTTGTCCTTGCGAAAGTAAATTTTTAGAATGTCGTTGCTAGCCTCCTGACGAAGGCTATAGCGATCGATATCGTCGGGATTGGTGATCCCCAAGCTTTTCAGATTGTCATACATAATGCAACCTTTTTAATTCAAACGTCGTTATGCGATGGCCCGAAGGCAGGATAGCCACGATAAAATGGCGGGTTAAATCACCCGCCAGATTCAGTTTAGTCAATGGTGCGTAGTAACTCGTTAATGCCCACTTTACCGCGCGTTTTCGCATCCACTTTTTTCACGATCACTGCACAGTACAGGCTGTAGCTGCCATCTTTGGACGGCAGATTGCCGGATACCACCACGGAACCGGCAGGAACGCGCCCGTAGTGCACTTCACCCGTTTCACGATCGTAAATCTTGGTGCTCTGGCCGATGAATACGCCCATCGAGATGACCGAACCTTCTTCAACGATCACCCCTTCAACCACTTCAGAGCGTGCGCCGATAAAGCAGTTGTCTTCAATGATGGTTGGGTTGGCCTGTAACGGTTCAAGAACCCCGCCAATACCGACGCCGCCAGACAGGTGAACGTTTTTGCCGATTTGGGCACAGGAACCCACGGTGGCCCAGGTATCGACCATGGTACCTTCATCAACATAAGCGCCGATGTTGACGTAAGAAGGCATCAGTACGGTATTGCGAGCGATAAATGCGCCCTGACGCACGCTGGCTGGCGGCACAACGCGGAAACCTTCGCGTTGAAAGCGCTCGTCGTCATAATCAGCGAACTTCATTGGCACTTTGTCGTAGTAGCGCGTTTCCGCGCCTTCCATAATCTGGTTATCGTTGATGCGGAAAGAGAGCAGCACGGCCTTTTTCAGCCATTGATGTGTGATCCACTGACCGTCAATTTTTTCAGCAACACGGAGTACGCCGCTGTCCAGCAGGCTGATGGCCTGGTTAACCGCTTCGCGCGTGACGGTGTCTACGCTTGCTGGCGTTATTTCGGCGCGGCGCTCGAAAGCGGTTTCAATAACATTCTGTAGTTGTTGGTGCATCCTGTTTTCTCTATTCCTGATTGTGAATATTAGCTCAATGATACTTTATCGTTTGGGTTGAGGGCCTCTGTCAACCGTTCTTGCAATTTAAGCCGCAATTCCGGTTTGAGAGCACGCCTGTCGCTGTCGGCGAGGATAAATAAATCTTCCACCCGCTCACCGATGGTGGAGATTCTGGCCCCGTGCAACGAGAGATTCAGATCGGCGAAAATTTCGCCGATACGGGCCAGCA
This is a stretch of genomic DNA from Brenneria rubrifaciens. It encodes these proteins:
- a CDS encoding DUF3461 family protein; the protein is MYDNLKSLGITNPDDIDRYSLRQEASNDILKIYFRKDKGEFFAKSVKFKYPRQRKTIMADNAGQGYKEINEISPNLRYIIDELDQICQHEQAEVDLKRKILDDLRHLESVVSNKISEIEADLEKLTKNR
- the dapD gene encoding 2,3,4,5-tetrahydropyridine-2,6-dicarboxylate N-succinyltransferase, with amino-acid sequence MHQQLQNVIETAFERRAEITPASVDTVTREAVNQAISLLDSGVLRVAEKIDGQWITHQWLKKAVLLSFRINDNQIMEGAETRYYDKVPMKFADYDDERFQREGFRVVPPASVRQGAFIARNTVLMPSYVNIGAYVDEGTMVDTWATVGSCAQIGKNVHLSGGVGIGGVLEPLQANPTIIEDNCFIGARSEVVEGVIVEEGSVISMGVFIGQSTKIYDRETGEVHYGRVPAGSVVVSGNLPSKDGSYSLYCAVIVKKVDAKTRGKVGINELLRTID